One Aerococcus urinaeequi DNA segment encodes these proteins:
- a CDS encoding polysaccharide deacetylase family protein, whose translation MLKRLPVLLLTGLLLAGCAGNEQENGDGSQEQSTSSESSEASTNNGSEDAEITDQDEDTNEDTDNQVANYYIDPETSSVLPANEDANPNVVLATVDDVPRKLPETPTSSVEEAQAMANRGIYGLFFVNGMYLQGEDGEEGRQALKEIADMGHVIGNHTLTHYSLDQVPDEETLRHEIIGNQDIIEEVIGYRPQFFRPPHGIEIPELEGILEEENMVAMNWSYGFDWDENYSNPAMLADVMVNTEFLSPGANLLMHDLTWTNEAMPAILDGIQAKGYEFVDARDIATRDEMADL comes from the coding sequence ATGTTGAAAAGATTACCCGTTCTATTATTAACAGGTTTGCTTTTAGCTGGTTGTGCTGGAAATGAACAAGAGAATGGCGATGGGTCCCAAGAACAAAGTACTTCTAGTGAATCTTCAGAGGCGTCCACTAATAATGGTAGTGAGGATGCGGAAATCACTGACCAAGATGAGGATACTAATGAAGATACAGATAATCAAGTAGCTAACTACTATATCGACCCTGAGACCTCAAGTGTATTGCCGGCTAATGAGGATGCGAACCCTAATGTTGTACTCGCCACTGTCGATGATGTACCAAGGAAGTTACCCGAAACACCAACGTCGTCAGTAGAGGAAGCACAAGCTATGGCCAACCGCGGTATTTACGGGCTTTTCTTCGTCAACGGTATGTACTTACAAGGTGAAGATGGCGAAGAAGGCCGACAAGCATTAAAAGAGATTGCCGACATGGGTCATGTGATTGGTAACCACACGCTTACGCATTATAGTCTTGACCAAGTACCTGACGAAGAAACCTTGCGTCACGAAATTATTGGTAACCAAGATATTATTGAAGAAGTTATTGGTTATCGCCCACAATTCTTCCGTCCACCACACGGTATTGAAATCCCAGAATTAGAGGGGATTTTAGAAGAAGAAAACATGGTGGCGATGAACTGGTCGTATGGTTTTGATTGGGACGAAAACTATTCAAACCCAGCAATGCTAGCAGATGTCATGGTGAACACTGAATTCTTATCTCCAGGCGCTAATTTATTAATGCACGACTTAACTTGGACCAACGAAGCTATGCCGGCCATACTAGACGGTATTCAAGCCAAAGGTTACGAATTTGTTGACGCCCGTGACATCGCCACACGAGACGAAATGGCTGACTTATAA
- a CDS encoding rhodanese-like domain-containing protein, with protein MTTTLDKIAYENLQDEVVVDIRDNTTFRQGHLPNSLNVTAKQKDKYWDGLVKNKENLVILTDKEESLADFEDLDPNAYILFEDIPQEVLVTSAEITAADFLQLSDDQDYVLLDLRHPDEITRPAPEKNLVNIPLEKLADNLERIDSDKDIYLLCGSGGRATAGDAYLTAHGYNKTHVIEGGIKAVIQAQGE; from the coding sequence ATGACAACAACATTAGATAAAATTGCATACGAAAACTTACAAGACGAAGTAGTGGTGGATATCCGTGACAATACAACCTTCCGCCAAGGTCACTTGCCGAATAGTTTGAACGTCACAGCCAAGCAAAAAGACAAATACTGGGATGGCTTGGTCAAAAACAAAGAGAACCTTGTCATCCTTACAGATAAGGAAGAATCGCTCGCTGACTTTGAAGACCTAGATCCAAACGCTTATATTCTTTTTGAAGATATCCCGCAAGAAGTATTGGTTACAAGTGCAGAAATCACAGCGGCAGATTTCTTACAATTATCTGATGACCAGGATTATGTCTTATTAGACTTACGTCACCCAGATGAAATTACCCGCCCAGCACCAGAGAAAAACTTGGTCAATATCCCACTAGAAAAGCTAGCCGATAACTTAGAAAGAATTGATAGCGACAAAGATATTTACCTACTATGTGGATCAGGCGGCCGTGCCACAGCAGGCGACGCCTACTTAACAGCACATGGCTACAACAAAACACATGTCATCGAAGGCGGCATCAAAGCAGTCATTCAAGCCCAAGGGGAATAA
- the mmuM gene encoding homocysteine S-methyltransferase — MNFKEWQKNQKVILIDGSMSLGLEEQGLDLNDELWTAKALVNEPDKIEKVHQNYYDAGANIAITASYQATVAGFERLGHTTEESRALIKRTVELAKQAQTKSQGLQEKWVAASVGPYGAYLADGSEYRGNYGLSQTELVDFHRERLELLLESGADLLAIETIPDLTEIQAVIELLAQHPKTTAWLTVTLKDDHHLCDGTDLRVFQLLAESSEQIIAYGVNCVQPDLVLPALEYLKEIATKPLVAYPNSGATYDATTKVWTHSHAVDEVFSNEALKWHESGCKWIGGCCCTSAKEISLLKETFSAIL; from the coding sequence ATGAATTTTAAAGAGTGGCAAAAGAATCAAAAAGTGATCCTCATCGATGGTTCGATGTCCTTAGGTCTGGAGGAGCAAGGCTTGGACCTGAATGATGAGTTATGGACCGCGAAAGCATTAGTGAACGAACCGGATAAAATTGAAAAAGTCCATCAGAACTATTACGATGCCGGGGCAAACATCGCCATCACAGCGAGCTATCAAGCGACGGTTGCCGGGTTCGAGCGTTTGGGCCATACAACCGAAGAAAGCCGGGCTCTGATCAAAAGAACGGTAGAACTAGCGAAACAGGCCCAAACGAAAAGCCAAGGCCTGCAAGAAAAATGGGTGGCGGCTTCGGTCGGACCATACGGAGCCTATTTGGCGGACGGCTCTGAATATCGGGGCAATTACGGTCTGTCGCAAACCGAATTGGTCGATTTCCATCGCGAAAGGTTAGAGTTGCTGCTGGAATCCGGGGCTGATCTGCTGGCCATCGAAACCATTCCGGATCTAACGGAAATCCAGGCTGTGATTGAGTTGCTAGCCCAACATCCCAAGACGACAGCTTGGCTGACGGTGACTTTGAAGGACGATCACCATTTATGCGATGGGACCGATCTGCGTGTATTCCAGCTATTGGCAGAGTCGTCCGAGCAAATCATTGCCTACGGCGTCAATTGCGTGCAGCCGGATTTAGTTTTGCCGGCCTTGGAATATCTGAAGGAGATTGCGACAAAGCCATTAGTTGCTTATCCAAACTCGGGAGCGACCTACGATGCCACTACAAAAGTATGGACGCACAGTCATGCGGTTGATGAAGTATTCTCAAACGAAGCATTGAAATGGCATGAGTCAGGATGCAAATGGATCGGCGGCTGTTGCTGCACATCAGCCAAAGAAATCAGTTTGTTGAAGGAAACCTTTTCCGCAATTCTTTAG
- a CDS encoding amino acid permease, which translates to MEQSFVREMTSKHLVMLSLGGVIGTGIFLSSGYLIQTAGSIGTIIAYLIGAFLVTLVMMCLGELSVHEPSTSSFHNYASKYIHPGAGFVVAWLYWLTWTVALGSQFITLAILSQRWFPGIPSWLWCIFFIGIIVLSNIIDVRWFSVSEFWMSLIKVLALAFFLILGLGGIFGFIPIQGNESAPLFSHLTENGWFPKGAGSVFLAILSANFAFSGAELIGVAAGETSDPKKNIPKAILQTIVILVVLFIGTIVVIGALLPDSAANLDESPVTVILNLMGIPYAADIMNLVLITVVLSGANSGVYAASRMLWSLANAGTLPKRLAKLSKRGLPIYGLLLTILGGLLSLFSSIYSADTVYLALVSISAFAVVAVWLSIAWAQLNFRKYYLKSGHKLDELAYQTPFYPIVPWLVIILCSVSIIGIAFDPNQRIALIIGIPFTILCFFYYQLFFSKKASVAIENQEVGELSDEF; encoded by the coding sequence ATGGAGCAATCATTTGTAAGGGAAATGACATCAAAGCATCTAGTTATGCTTTCATTGGGTGGGGTAATCGGAACTGGAATCTTCTTGAGTTCGGGGTATCTCATTCAAACGGCGGGTTCGATCGGAACAATCATTGCGTATCTGATCGGAGCATTTTTGGTGACGCTGGTCATGATGTGCTTGGGCGAATTGTCGGTCCACGAGCCTAGTACGAGTTCGTTCCACAACTACGCTTCAAAATACATCCATCCCGGAGCAGGTTTCGTGGTGGCGTGGCTTTATTGGCTGACGTGGACAGTGGCATTGGGTTCGCAGTTCATCACCTTGGCGATTTTGTCACAACGCTGGTTCCCCGGCATTCCCAGTTGGCTTTGGTGCATCTTTTTTATCGGCATTATTGTACTTTCAAACATTATTGATGTGCGTTGGTTTTCCGTCAGCGAATTTTGGATGTCGCTGATCAAAGTGCTCGCACTGGCATTTTTCCTTATCCTGGGTCTGGGTGGCATATTCGGATTTATACCGATCCAGGGAAATGAATCAGCACCACTTTTCAGCCATCTGACGGAAAACGGTTGGTTCCCGAAAGGCGCAGGCTCTGTTTTCTTGGCGATACTGTCTGCTAACTTCGCTTTTTCCGGTGCGGAATTGATCGGCGTAGCCGCTGGTGAAACGTCGGATCCTAAGAAAAATATCCCGAAAGCAATCTTGCAGACAATCGTCATTTTGGTGGTCCTTTTCATCGGGACGATTGTTGTGATCGGTGCGCTGCTTCCGGATTCTGCGGCTAATTTGGATGAAAGTCCGGTGACCGTCATCCTGAATTTGATGGGTATCCCATACGCAGCAGACATCATGAACCTCGTCCTGATCACTGTAGTCCTTTCCGGCGCAAACTCTGGGGTCTACGCAGCATCAAGAATGCTGTGGTCATTGGCCAATGCAGGAACATTGCCGAAACGTCTCGCCAAATTATCCAAACGCGGGTTGCCGATTTACGGGTTGTTGCTGACCATTTTGGGTGGGCTTCTCTCCCTATTTTCCAGCATCTATTCCGCGGACACCGTTTACCTGGCTTTGGTATCCATCTCCGCATTCGCGGTCGTGGCGGTTTGGTTGAGCATCGCTTGGGCACAACTGAATTTCCGCAAATACTATCTGAAATCGGGGCATAAACTGGATGAACTGGCTTACCAAACACCATTCTATCCAATCGTTCCGTGGCTCGTCATTATCCTTTGCTCCGTTTCGATCATCGGCATCGCGTTTGATCCGAACCAGCGGATTGCCTTGATCATCGGCATCCCATTCACGATCTTGTGCTTCTTTTATTACCAGTTATTCTTCAGCAAAAAGGCTTCTGTAGCAATCGAAAATCAAGAAGTGGGTGAGCTTTCCGATGAATTTTAA
- the budA gene encoding acetolactate decarboxylase, whose product MAKLFQHQTLGDLMAGFFDGSMTIEALLKEGNYGIGTMDHLDGELIVIGGKAYQAKENGELVVLKGDETVPYAAVTDFTPDQTFTVNELFTLDEWHQYLKGKLKSLSTFSVIRIEGSFDFMHTRVIPRVEEPFPRFIEASRKQPEFKQENVKGTCIGIYGPYLFEGVVKQGFHCHFISEDKNFGGHIIDYRINHADVSVQTVTDFHQHFATDNTAFMNATVNYDNLITEINESE is encoded by the coding sequence ATGGCGAAACTATTTCAACATCAAACATTAGGCGACTTAATGGCGGGCTTTTTCGATGGGTCGATGACCATAGAAGCCTTATTAAAAGAGGGCAACTATGGGATTGGTACCATGGACCATTTAGATGGGGAATTAATCGTGATTGGAGGCAAGGCATACCAGGCCAAGGAAAACGGTGAATTAGTTGTTTTAAAAGGGGACGAAACCGTTCCGTATGCAGCCGTTACTGACTTTACGCCTGACCAAACCTTCACCGTAAACGAATTATTTACCCTAGACGAATGGCATCAGTACCTAAAAGGGAAATTGAAATCCTTATCGACATTTTCAGTCATCCGCATCGAAGGGTCTTTTGATTTCATGCATACCCGGGTCATCCCGCGCGTTGAAGAACCTTTCCCGCGCTTTATCGAAGCCAGTCGTAAGCAACCCGAATTCAAGCAAGAAAACGTCAAGGGTACTTGCATCGGGATTTACGGTCCTTACCTATTTGAAGGTGTAGTTAAACAAGGCTTTCATTGCCATTTTATCAGCGAAGACAAGAACTTTGGTGGGCACATCATTGATTATAGGATTAATCATGCAGATGTATCCGTCCAAACCGTCACCGACTTCCACCAGCATTTCGCAACTGATAATACAGCTTTCATGAATGCCACAGTCAATTACGATAACCTCATTACAGAGATTAACGAGAGTGAATAA
- a CDS encoding 2-keto-3-deoxygluconate permease encodes MTTLLLKHQGALVIFKIVIATVFSFIFLNFFGLDGIWGISGLGFVSVMLSSNPAINLSITDSYGDKDDAAIYSFAVIPSLPAIPLIIMSVYINGGFGGVDWMPVISVFLPLVIGIIFGNLDKEFGKVFGAVMPASLMLLGWLLGQNMDMFEAIKSGVSGIIVTIIFMILEMPTSYIFEKKVLHYEGYSAIALSTVAGVTTAVPAVVAVALPEVAKDVTSATAQVLMATIITSIVAPLIVNKIHDKYIKK; translated from the coding sequence ATGACGACCTTATTACTGAAACACCAGGGTGCCTTAGTCATTTTTAAAATCGTAATTGCGACAGTTTTCTCATTTATTTTTTTAAATTTCTTTGGGTTAGATGGTATCTGGGGGATTTCAGGTTTAGGATTTGTTTCTGTGATGTTGTCTTCAAATCCAGCTATCAACTTATCTATTACTGATTCTTACGGGGATAAGGATGATGCAGCGATTTACTCATTTGCGGTAATTCCATCACTTCCAGCAATACCTTTAATTATTATGAGTGTCTATATCAACGGTGGTTTTGGCGGTGTAGATTGGATGCCAGTTATTTCTGTCTTCTTACCATTAGTAATAGGGATTATTTTTGGGAACTTAGATAAAGAATTCGGTAAAGTGTTTGGTGCAGTTATGCCAGCATCATTAATGTTATTGGGCTGGTTGCTTGGTCAAAATATGGATATGTTTGAAGCAATTAAGTCAGGGGTTTCTGGTATTATTGTAACAATCATCTTCATGATATTAGAAATGCCAACTTCTTATATTTTTGAGAAAAAAGTATTACATTATGAAGGGTATTCAGCAATTGCTTTATCTACCGTTGCAGGTGTGACAACAGCCGTGCCAGCAGTAGTTGCAGTGGCCTTGCCTGAAGTTGCTAAAGACGTAACTTCTGCTACAGCGCAAGTATTAATGGCTACAATTATTACATCGATTGTTGCGCCATTAATTGTTAACAAAATTCACGATAAATATATCAAAAAATAG
- the rlmD gene encoding 23S rRNA (uracil(1939)-C(5))-methyltransferase RlmD, translating to MKKDLYPTEVLEVTVEKLDHTGVGFVRYIHPPEKGPHGKHLLLFIDNVVPGDKVRVTVPNAKGRHKASLSFDELLEPSPMRNLDMPVDREMAAGAPLQFMKYEDQLAHKEILIKGYLAEAGFDTNLVKPIIGMDNPYRYRNKMELTFGVDGSLGMHQQGNYRKVIDLEDSILAPEEMIAIKKVVSKWQKDYQFPGLDKDTKEGLLCNLLMRQSFATGEIMVAIYALEAPDAYTEAIEDLTQRLLNAQPRIVSFQWLKKNGGTERSYDNDVYLIHGRDYINDELQGFKFRIWPDTFFQVNPVQANKMVETAIDMAQVKEDMKVLDLFCGIGTFSLPLAAASKSLAGIEIVENSINSAKRNAADNNLDNTFFMASDARAGLRVLPDVWGQPDLLLLDPPRNGAGGKVMRAIGRFGTDRIVYVSCGPKSLAADLVWLLDFGYEVVEVQPIDQFPHTAHLENIVLLKKKEIKD from the coding sequence GTGAAGAAAGATCTATATCCGACAGAAGTTCTTGAAGTGACAGTTGAGAAACTGGACCATACAGGCGTGGGGTTTGTGCGCTATATCCATCCGCCAGAAAAAGGCCCCCACGGAAAACATTTACTACTATTTATCGATAATGTCGTCCCAGGCGACAAAGTCCGCGTGACTGTGCCCAATGCCAAAGGACGTCATAAAGCCAGTCTATCATTTGACGAATTGCTGGAACCAAGTCCCATGCGGAATTTGGATATGCCAGTAGACCGAGAAATGGCTGCCGGTGCGCCCCTACAATTTATGAAATACGAAGACCAGCTAGCCCACAAAGAAATTCTAATTAAGGGTTATTTAGCAGAAGCTGGCTTTGATACCAACCTAGTCAAACCCATCATCGGCATGGATAATCCTTACCGATACCGCAACAAGATGGAATTAACTTTTGGCGTAGACGGGTCTTTAGGTATGCACCAACAAGGAAATTACCGCAAAGTTATCGACTTAGAAGACTCCATCCTAGCCCCAGAAGAGATGATTGCCATTAAAAAAGTTGTCTCCAAATGGCAAAAAGACTACCAATTCCCAGGCTTGGATAAAGATACTAAAGAAGGTTTGCTATGCAACTTATTGATGCGTCAATCATTTGCAACAGGGGAAATCATGGTCGCCATTTACGCTTTAGAAGCACCGGATGCTTATACTGAAGCCATCGAAGACCTTACCCAACGCCTTCTAAACGCGCAACCACGGATTGTTTCCTTCCAATGGTTGAAGAAAAATGGAGGTACCGAACGGTCGTATGACAATGATGTCTATCTCATTCACGGTCGTGACTATATCAACGACGAACTACAAGGTTTTAAATTCCGTATTTGGCCAGATACTTTCTTCCAAGTAAATCCTGTCCAAGCCAATAAGATGGTCGAAACAGCGATTGACATGGCTCAGGTCAAAGAGGATATGAAAGTATTAGACCTATTCTGTGGCATCGGGACTTTTTCATTACCATTAGCAGCCGCTTCTAAATCGTTGGCTGGGATTGAAATCGTAGAAAACTCAATCAACTCAGCTAAACGAAATGCCGCGGATAATAACCTAGATAATACCTTCTTTATGGCCTCAGATGCCAGAGCAGGATTGCGGGTTTTACCAGATGTTTGGGGACAACCAGACTTATTATTATTAGACCCACCACGTAACGGGGCGGGCGGTAAAGTCATGCGTGCCATCGGTCGATTCGGCACCGACCGCATTGTCTACGTGTCATGCGGACCGAAAAGTTTAGCAGCCGACCTAGTTTGGTTACTCGACTTTGGCTACGAAGTCGTAGAAGTGCAACCAATCGACCAATTCCCTCATACCGCACATTTAGAAAACATCGTGTTATTAAAGAAAAAAGAAATAAAAGATTAA
- a CDS encoding DUF1456 family protein encodes MNNNDRLTRLRYALDIKDEDVVKIFDMGGASVTADQVRAFTTATRTNENENEYEREYEEVLNNEHFERFLNGIITSQRGVREGAPEPKLELTDDNANNLLLKKMKIALSLTTEDLHEIMEDAGGRLTKSELGAVLRKEGHRNYKPCGDRYARNFLNGLKMRYRGE; translated from the coding sequence ATGAATAATAATGACCGACTAACGCGCTTGCGTTATGCTTTAGATATCAAAGACGAAGATGTTGTAAAAATTTTCGACATGGGTGGGGCAAGTGTCACAGCTGATCAAGTTCGTGCTTTTACTACTGCTACACGGACGAATGAAAACGAAAATGAATATGAGCGTGAGTATGAAGAAGTATTGAATAATGAACACTTTGAACGCTTTTTAAATGGGATTATCACTTCCCAACGTGGCGTCCGTGAAGGGGCCCCGGAACCAAAGCTAGAGTTAACTGACGACAATGCCAACAATCTATTATTGAAGAAAATGAAGATTGCCTTGTCATTGACCACAGAAGATTTGCATGAAATCATGGAAGATGCTGGCGGCCGTTTAACCAAAAGTGAATTAGGTGCCGTCTTACGTAAAGAAGGTCACCGCAACTACAAACCATGTGGCGACCGGTACGCACGTAACTTCCTAAATGGGTTGAAAATGCGCTACCGCGGGGAATAA
- a CDS encoding sugar O-acetyltransferase — MTTEKEKMIAGLIYDANYDQELIDARADAKELCYDFNHARPSEKVKRQDIIRQLLGKTGERFEIAGPFYCDYGFNIEIGENFYANHNLVILDGAKVTFGDNVFVAPDCGFYTAGHPLDVERRNKGLEYAKPITVGNNVWFGGGVKVMPGVTIGDGAVIGGGSVVTKDIPANMIAFGNPCKPIREITEADARRDG; from the coding sequence ATGACAACTGAGAAAGAAAAGATGATAGCTGGGCTGATTTATGACGCCAACTATGACCAGGAATTAATAGACGCCAGAGCGGATGCCAAGGAATTGTGTTATGACTTTAATCATGCACGGCCTAGTGAAAAAGTAAAGCGACAAGACATTATCCGCCAGTTACTAGGCAAAACGGGCGAGAGATTTGAAATTGCAGGGCCATTTTATTGTGATTATGGGTTCAACATTGAAATCGGGGAAAACTTTTATGCCAACCACAATTTAGTTATCCTTGACGGGGCTAAAGTCACTTTCGGAGATAACGTATTTGTTGCACCAGACTGCGGCTTTTATACAGCCGGCCACCCGCTAGATGTTGAAAGACGTAATAAAGGCTTAGAATATGCTAAACCAATAACAGTCGGCAATAATGTTTGGTTTGGTGGTGGTGTGAAAGTCATGCCAGGTGTAACGATTGGGGACGGGGCTGTCATTGGTGGCGGTTCAGTAGTCACAAAAGATATCCCAGCCAACATGATTGCATTCGGTAACCCTTGTAAGCCAATCCGTGAAATTACTGAAGCAGATGCCCGTCGTGACGGTTAA
- a CDS encoding M48 family metallopeptidase gives MPKKAHGEVLAIKLDMTIAGYPVQVTKQANYKNLTLKAVPPHGYLRISAPNYASKAAIVAFVENNLAQIERMQADIQSRYQDQVKRYETGESHYLWGQAYPLLVIEKPGPTSCQLMDNQLVLTVKPGMGQVERTQVMMTFYRQALKDQLAITGPKMMAHMDVWANEFRVKQMKTRWGTCNIQKKRIWISLNLVTAPLICLESVVVHELVHLLETNHTKRFYQLMDQYFPKWQEANAILSKLPSVFH, from the coding sequence TTGCCAAAAAAAGCGCACGGGGAGGTGCTAGCTATTAAACTTGATATGACCATCGCGGGCTATCCCGTTCAAGTAACCAAGCAGGCCAACTATAAAAACTTGACCTTAAAAGCCGTCCCGCCTCATGGATACCTGCGCATTTCAGCACCCAATTATGCCAGTAAAGCTGCTATTGTCGCCTTCGTGGAAAACAACTTAGCCCAAATTGAGCGGATGCAGGCGGATATCCAAAGCCGCTACCAAGACCAAGTCAAACGCTATGAAACCGGCGAAAGCCATTATTTATGGGGCCAAGCCTATCCTTTACTAGTCATTGAAAAACCGGGTCCGACGTCTTGCCAATTAATGGATAACCAGCTAGTTTTAACTGTCAAACCAGGTATGGGCCAGGTTGAGCGGACACAAGTCATGATGACCTTTTACAGACAAGCGTTGAAAGACCAATTAGCTATTACCGGGCCTAAAATGATGGCCCATATGGACGTATGGGCCAATGAATTTCGGGTCAAGCAAATGAAAACCAGATGGGGGACCTGCAATATCCAGAAGAAACGCATCTGGATTAGTTTGAACTTGGTCACTGCACCATTGATCTGCCTAGAATCAGTCGTTGTTCACGAATTAGTTCATTTACTAGAAACTAACCATACCAAGCGTTTCTACCAGCTAATGGACCAATATTTTCCGAAATGGCAAGAAGCGAATGCAATTTTGTCGAAATTACCTAGTGTATTTCATTAA
- a CDS encoding 2-keto-3-deoxygluconate permease — protein sequence MINFMRRIPAGTFLVPMVVSMVIYSFFPNLFDMGGPTEAFFSNSGTNYIVGLLVFASGTTVDLKKLGHLMKHQGALVLIKMCISIIFGVIFLLLFGLEGVWGISGLGFLAVILSINPAVHLALTEMYGDKDDASIYPFAVIPALPALPMIMLSAYISGGFGGIEWTPIISIFLPLVIGIILGNLDPEFGKVFGPVMPAALMLLGWLLGQGMDMFEAIRSGLSGIIVTIIFMVLSMPLMYFIDKKVLKYDGLAGVSIATVAGMSTAVPATVGTALPAVAGDVTSATAQVLMAAIITSILAPIIVNKLHQKKN from the coding sequence TTGATTAATTTTATGCGTCGAATTCCAGCAGGGACTTTTCTAGTTCCAATGGTTGTGTCTATGGTGATTTATTCATTTTTCCCTAATTTATTTGATATGGGTGGGCCAACAGAAGCTTTTTTCTCTAATTCAGGGACGAATTATATCGTTGGTTTATTGGTATTTGCATCAGGTACAACAGTTGATTTAAAAAAATTAGGCCATTTGATGAAACACCAAGGAGCGTTAGTGCTTATTAAAATGTGTATTTCCATCATTTTTGGGGTAATCTTTCTGCTATTATTCGGTCTTGAAGGTGTTTGGGGGATTTCTGGATTAGGTTTCTTAGCGGTTATTTTATCGATTAATCCAGCTGTACACTTGGCTTTAACCGAAATGTATGGGGATAAGGATGACGCCTCTATTTACCCCTTTGCGGTTATTCCGGCCTTGCCAGCCTTACCAATGATTATGTTATCAGCGTACATCTCAGGTGGTTTTGGTGGTATTGAGTGGACACCAATCATTTCTATCTTCTTACCTTTGGTGATAGGAATTATATTAGGTAATTTAGATCCTGAATTCGGAAAAGTATTTGGTCCAGTAATGCCAGCTGCCTTAATGTTACTTGGTTGGTTACTTGGTCAAGGAATGGATATGTTTGAAGCTATTCGATCAGGTCTTTCTGGTATTATTGTGACAATTATTTTCATGGTTTTATCTATGCCATTGATGTACTTTATTGATAAGAAAGTATTGAAATATGATGGATTAGCCGGCGTATCTATCGCTACAGTCGCAGGTATGTCTACGGCTGTTCCAGCAACGGTTGGTACAGCTTTACCAGCGGTGGCAGGCGATGTGACATCAGCTACTGCACAAGTTTTGATGGCAGCCATAATCACTAGTATACTTGCACCAATAATTGTAAATAAACTTCATCAAAAAAAGAATTAA
- a CDS encoding TIGR00730 family Rossman fold protein, whose amino-acid sequence MELESVAVYLGSATGDDPVYEEMATRVGEVIAKSGRTLVYGGSNVGCMAAVANGALAFGGDVMGVVPQKLADNNIQHPDLTKLFVVQGMHERKAQMIDLSDGFIALPGGPGTLEELFEVISWKQVGYHDKPIGILNVNNYYDGLLDFLDFQVDHGFMHQQYRDMLLVETDPEVLLEKMAAYEPTAEAKWK is encoded by the coding sequence ATGGAACTTGAAAGTGTTGCGGTATATTTGGGGTCGGCTACTGGAGATGACCCAGTTTATGAAGAGATGGCGACAAGGGTCGGCGAAGTGATTGCTAAATCAGGGCGGACTTTGGTTTATGGTGGGTCAAATGTGGGTTGTATGGCTGCTGTAGCGAACGGGGCTTTGGCTTTTGGCGGCGATGTGATGGGGGTTGTGCCACAGAAGTTGGCGGACAACAATATTCAACATCCTGACCTGACTAAATTGTTTGTTGTTCAAGGGATGCACGAGCGAAAGGCACAGATGATTGATTTGTCTGACGGGTTTATTGCCTTGCCGGGTGGCCCAGGGACCCTGGAAGAGTTGTTTGAGGTGATTTCCTGGAAGCAAGTTGGTTATCACGATAAACCAATCGGGATTTTGAATGTGAATAACTACTATGATGGCTTGTTGGACTTTTTGGATTTTCAAGTCGATCATGGGTTTATGCATCAACAATACCGGGATATGTTGTTGGTTGAAACTGATCCAGAAGTCTTGTTAGAGAAAATGGCTGCTTATGAACCGACAGCAGAAGCGAAGTGGAAATAG